One stretch of Tribolium castaneum strain GA2 chromosome 5, icTriCast1.1, whole genome shotgun sequence DNA includes these proteins:
- the mtd gene encoding nuclear receptor coactivator 7 isoform X14: protein MMNPEVLQVVHEKDPWIEESKWDTIEEEVTEIVDKKSRRKSWHAIKFERKRRKGVVEPGSPPEARQKRPSWWNIFGGQQWPRSRRASQDGGRVAKENVPWMRSKSRSVDHGISSPFDLDALRAKVDSQLDKNLDRDLDGSSNSLAEKKKTGPPENTTTYTVADRDTLTSVAARFDTTPSELTKLNRLATPYIFPGQQLYVPIRETAGNESEGSTPVEDSHDDLPPEEKELLDNLRPVSPKPGHVERVRTPSCNQSSTDLEEESAVFRERFLKINVRHITDGQGVVSGVLLVTPNAVMFDPNVSDPLVIEHGPEAYGVIAPMEFVVNAAIYNDIAHMRVGHSVETSTTAEKPEIYYPKAESRNEQDSMMVKDETFPELVAGDDAESVCSCTEREGDAFPKAFERELVTPTNLEENEQRSAEERRKSLLDHHWAIPSRDRQSIDTDEIPAISSSMIQEDQIDEEENLVKESCHDSGIDIRESSIPPVAPHPKKQYSDADIVLSKEWVPPITIAPTNVSDTESLARKKTNSVSFSLDSSSEAESGVPLSTSCSESKEETEKADTRKNKMLKRLSYPLSWMETLAGDKEEEKPPNHPHSADVHHSSVFSKVFSRRSSVGTFIRQPTESSTKSKAPPPKLDYRSMVSVDDMPELFVSFDKLIPRPARSCEDPPLYLRLRMGKPLDKPIPRSTPLMSYGKKKMRPEYWFSVPRNRVDELYKFIQAWVPHLYGELNEEQVKARNFALVEMDTELWSEEPTPSASRHGSQDGELTEITKESWEVIPMSEEYRRAFYSSAAPSIDAELTPPDLIGTTEILTDYHREALCRHLPARAEGYSWTLVFSTSQHGFSLNSMYRKMFKLESPILLVIEDTDNNVFGALTSCALQVSEHFYGTGESLLFRFSPEFQVYNWTGENLYFIKGNNESLSIGAGDGKFGLWLDGDLYLGRSEPCKTYGNDPLTPKVDFVVKTLECWAFVSS, encoded by the exons ATGATGAACCCGGAAGTACTGCAGGTGGTCCACGAGAAGGACCCCTGGATCGAGGAGTCCAAATGGGACACGATCGAGGAGGAGGTGACCGAGATCGTGGACAAGAAGAGCAGAAGGAAATCGTGGCACGCGATCAAATTCGAAAGAAAAAGGCGGAAGGGAGTCGTAGAGCCAGGATCGCCGCCTGAAGCCAGGCAGAAGAGGCCTTCCTGGTGGAATATCTTCGGGGGACAACAGTGGCCAAG GTCACGTAGGGCCTCCCAGGATGGAGGAAGAGTCGCCAAAGAGAATGTGCCATGGATGCG GAGCAAAAGTCGGAGTGTGGACCACGGGATTTCGTCTCCCTTCGACCTTGACGCCCTCAGAGCCAAGGTGGACAGCCAACTGGACAAGAACCTCGACAGAG ATTTAGACGGCTCCAGTAATAGTTTGGCTGAGAAGAAAAAGACTGGACCGCCGGAAAATACCACCACTTATACG GTCGCTGACAGAGATACACTAACGTCAGTGGCGGCACGTTTCGACACAACCCCTTCAGAATTGACCAAATTAAATAGATTAGCAACACCTTACATATTCCCCGGCCAACAACTCTACGTACCAATCAGAGAAACGGCAGGAAATGAATCGGAAGGTTCGACACCGGTAGAAGACTCGCATGATGATTTGCCTCCGGAAGAGAAAG AACTACTCGACAACCTGAGGCCTGTTAGTCCAAAGCCAGGTCACGTGGAACGCGTGCGAACACCATCATGCAACCAGAGTTCCACCGACCTGGAGGAGGAGTCTGCGGTTTTCCGCGAACGCTTCCTCAAAATCAACGTACGACATATCACCGACGGCCAAGGCGTCGTAAGTGGGGTCCTTCTCGTGACTCCGAATGCAGTCATGTTCGACCCCAACGTCTCCGACCCCTTGGTCATCGAACACGGCCCGGAGGCCTACGGTGTTATCGCTCCGATGGAGTTTGTCGTGAATGCGGCAATTTACAACGACATTGCCCACATGCGCGTGGGGCACAGTGTTGAGACAAGTACAACAGCtgaaaaaccggaaatttATTATCCGAAAGCGGAAAGTCGCAACGAACAGGACTCGATGATGGTGAAAGATGAAACGTTTCCAGAGTTGG TTGCCGGCGATGATGCTGAATCTGTGTGTTCGTGTACAGAACGCGAGGGCGACGCTTTTCCCAAAGCCTTTGAACGGGAACTGGTCACACCGACGAATCTCGAAGAGAACGAACAGAGATCGGCCGAGGAAAGGCGGAAAAGTCTGCTGGACCATCACTGGGCCATACCTTCGAGGGATCGACAGTCGATAGACACGGACGAAATACCGGCCATATCGTCGTCGATGATTCAAGAGGATCAGATTGACGAAGAGGAGAATTTAGTCAAGGAGAGTTGTCACGACTCAGGGATTGATATCAGGGAAAGTAGCATACCGCCTGTAGCTCCACATCCgaaaaaa CAATACAGTGATGCTGATATAGTACTTTCAAAAGAATGGGTGCCTCCGATTACGATCGCACCTACGAACGTTAGCGATACGGAGAGTCTCGCAAGGAAAAAGACCAACTCGGTTTCGTTTAGTCTGGACTCGAGTTCGGAAGCTGAGAGTGGAGTTCCTTTATCAACGAGCTGCTCTGAGTCGAAGGAGGAAACCGAAAAGGCTGATACTAGGAAAAAtaag atgttaAAAAGACTGTCATATCCCTTATCATGGATGGAGACCTTAGCCGGCGACAAGGAGGAGGAAAAGCCCCCGAACCACCCTCACTCCGCCGACGTGCACCACTCGTCTGTATTTTCGAAGGTGTTTTCAAG ACGGTCGTCTGTGGGCACGTTCATACGACAACCGACCGAAAGCAGTACAAAGTCGAAGGCGCCGCCACCTAAATTAGATTATAGGTCGATGGTGTCTGTTGATGATATGCCCGAATTGTTTGTTTCGTTCGATA AACTAATCCCGCGGCCGGCGCGCTCTTGCGAAGATCCACCGTTGTATCTTCGACTGCGTATGGGCAAGCCGTTGGACAAACCCATCCCGCGTTCAACGCCGCTGATGTCTTACGGCAAGAAGAAAATGCGACCCGAGTACTGGTTCAGTGTGCCAAGAAATAGGGTTGACGAACTGTACAAGTTTATTCAAGCTTGGGTTCCACACTTGTATGGCGAACTGAACGAGGAACAG GTGAAAGCACGGAATTTCGCTCTCGTGGAAATGGACACGGAGTTGTGGAGCGAAGAACCGACACCTTCGGCAAGCCGGCACGGGAGCCAAGACGGAGAACTCACCGAAATTACCAAAGAAAGCTGGGAG GTGATACCAATGTCTGAGGAGTATCGTCGGGCGTTTTACTCATCGGCAGCGCCCTCCATCGACGCCGAATTAACTCCCCCTGATTTAATCGGCACCACTGAAATTTTGACTGATTATCACCGCGAGGCTCTGTGTCGGCATTTGCCGGCACGGGCCGAAGGTTACTCGTGGACGCTCGTTTTTAGTACTAGCCAGCACGGCTTCAGCCTTAACTCCATGTACCGTAAAATGTTTAAACTTGAATCACCGATTTTACTCGTAATTGAAGATACCGACAATAAT GTATTTGGTGCTTTAACATCGTGCGCCTTGCAAGTATCGGAGCACTTTTACGGAACTGGTGAATCGTTGTTGTTTAGGTTCAGTCCCGAGTTCCAGGTGTACAACTGGACGGGCGAGAATTTGTATTTCATTAAGGGAAACAACGAGAGTTTGAGTATTGGGGCAGGTGATGGTAAGTTCGGCCTGTGGCTGGATGGGGATTTGTACTTGGGGCGGTCTGAGCCGTGCAAGACCTACGGTAACGACCCGCTGACGCCCAAAGTGGATTTCGTGGTGAAAACGCTCGAGTGTTGGGCCTTTGTCTCGAGTTAA
- the mtd gene encoding oxidation resistance protein 1 isoform X6 — protein MMNPEVLQVVHEKDPWIEESKWDTIEEEVTEIVDKKSRRKSWHAIKFERKRRKGVVEPGSPPEARQKRPSWWNIFGGQQWPRSRRASQDGGRVAKENVPWMRSKSRSVDHGISSPFDLDALRAKVDSQLDKNLDRDLDGSSNSLAEKKKTGPPENTTTYTVADRDTLTSVAARFDTTPSELTKLNRLATPYIFPGQQLYVPIRETAGNESEGSTPVEDSHDDLPPEEKELLDNLRPVSPKPGHVERVRTPSCNQSSTDLEEESAVFRERFLKINVRHITDGQGVVSGVLLVTPNAVMFDPNVSDPLVIEHGPEAYGVIAPMEFVVNAAIYNDIAHMRVGHSVETSTTAEKPEIYYPKAESRNEQDSMMVKDETFPELVAGDDAESVCSCTEREGDAFPKAFERELVTPTNLEENEQRSAEERRKSLLDHHWAIPSRDRQSIDTDEIPAISSSMIQEDQIDEEENLVKESCHDSGIDIRESSIPPVAPHPKKQYSDADIVLSKEWVPPITIAPTNVSDTESLARKKTNSVSFSLDSSSEAESGVPLSTSCSESKEETEKADTRKNKMLKRLSYPLSWMETLAGDKEEEKPPNHPHSADVHHSSVFSKVFSSSPINLVDFGTGLFLNKTPSEESGGSGGPHSAGSGGPPLSDSPRTDSSSFFPTNIISSVGASVGAVGASVGAMGASVGATVGAMGAQVGASVGAVGATVGAVGRSSVGTFIRQPTESSTKSKAPPPKLDYRSMVSVDDMPELFVSFDKLIPRPARSCEDPPLYLRLRMGKPLDKPIPRSTPLMSYGKKKMRPEYWFSVPRNRVDELYKFIQAWVPHLYGELNEEQVKARNFALVEMDTELWSEEPTPSASRHGSQDGELTEITKESWEVIPMSEEYRRAFYSSAAPSIDAELTPPDLIGTTEILTDYHREALCRHLPARAEGYSWTLVFSTSQHGFSLNSMYRKMFKLESPILLVIEDTDNNVFGALTSCALQVSEHFYGTGESLLFRFSPEFQVYNWTGENLYFIKGNNESLSIGAGDGKFGLWLDGDLYLGRSEPCKTYGNDPLTPKVDFVVKTLECWAFVSS, from the exons ATGATGAACCCGGAAGTACTGCAGGTGGTCCACGAGAAGGACCCCTGGATCGAGGAGTCCAAATGGGACACGATCGAGGAGGAGGTGACCGAGATCGTGGACAAGAAGAGCAGAAGGAAATCGTGGCACGCGATCAAATTCGAAAGAAAAAGGCGGAAGGGAGTCGTAGAGCCAGGATCGCCGCCTGAAGCCAGGCAGAAGAGGCCTTCCTGGTGGAATATCTTCGGGGGACAACAGTGGCCAAG GTCACGTAGGGCCTCCCAGGATGGAGGAAGAGTCGCCAAAGAGAATGTGCCATGGATGCG GAGCAAAAGTCGGAGTGTGGACCACGGGATTTCGTCTCCCTTCGACCTTGACGCCCTCAGAGCCAAGGTGGACAGCCAACTGGACAAGAACCTCGACAGAG ATTTAGACGGCTCCAGTAATAGTTTGGCTGAGAAGAAAAAGACTGGACCGCCGGAAAATACCACCACTTATACG GTCGCTGACAGAGATACACTAACGTCAGTGGCGGCACGTTTCGACACAACCCCTTCAGAATTGACCAAATTAAATAGATTAGCAACACCTTACATATTCCCCGGCCAACAACTCTACGTACCAATCAGAGAAACGGCAGGAAATGAATCGGAAGGTTCGACACCGGTAGAAGACTCGCATGATGATTTGCCTCCGGAAGAGAAAG AACTACTCGACAACCTGAGGCCTGTTAGTCCAAAGCCAGGTCACGTGGAACGCGTGCGAACACCATCATGCAACCAGAGTTCCACCGACCTGGAGGAGGAGTCTGCGGTTTTCCGCGAACGCTTCCTCAAAATCAACGTACGACATATCACCGACGGCCAAGGCGTCGTAAGTGGGGTCCTTCTCGTGACTCCGAATGCAGTCATGTTCGACCCCAACGTCTCCGACCCCTTGGTCATCGAACACGGCCCGGAGGCCTACGGTGTTATCGCTCCGATGGAGTTTGTCGTGAATGCGGCAATTTACAACGACATTGCCCACATGCGCGTGGGGCACAGTGTTGAGACAAGTACAACAGCtgaaaaaccggaaatttATTATCCGAAAGCGGAAAGTCGCAACGAACAGGACTCGATGATGGTGAAAGATGAAACGTTTCCAGAGTTGG TTGCCGGCGATGATGCTGAATCTGTGTGTTCGTGTACAGAACGCGAGGGCGACGCTTTTCCCAAAGCCTTTGAACGGGAACTGGTCACACCGACGAATCTCGAAGAGAACGAACAGAGATCGGCCGAGGAAAGGCGGAAAAGTCTGCTGGACCATCACTGGGCCATACCTTCGAGGGATCGACAGTCGATAGACACGGACGAAATACCGGCCATATCGTCGTCGATGATTCAAGAGGATCAGATTGACGAAGAGGAGAATTTAGTCAAGGAGAGTTGTCACGACTCAGGGATTGATATCAGGGAAAGTAGCATACCGCCTGTAGCTCCACATCCgaaaaaa CAATACAGTGATGCTGATATAGTACTTTCAAAAGAATGGGTGCCTCCGATTACGATCGCACCTACGAACGTTAGCGATACGGAGAGTCTCGCAAGGAAAAAGACCAACTCGGTTTCGTTTAGTCTGGACTCGAGTTCGGAAGCTGAGAGTGGAGTTCCTTTATCAACGAGCTGCTCTGAGTCGAAGGAGGAAACCGAAAAGGCTGATACTAGGAAAAAtaag atgttaAAAAGACTGTCATATCCCTTATCATGGATGGAGACCTTAGCCGGCGACAAGGAGGAGGAAAAGCCCCCGAACCACCCTCACTCCGCCGACGTGCACCACTCGTCTGTATTTTCGAAGGTGTTTTCAAG TTCGCCCATCAATCTGGTGGACTTCGGGACGGGTCTTTTCCTCAACAAGACACCGTCTGAGGAGAGCGGTGGCTCCGGCGGCCCCCATTCGGCCGGCAGCGGGGGCCCCCCACTCAGTGATTCGCCCCGTACCGACAGTTCGAGTTTTTTCCCCACGAATATTATAAGTTCGGTGGGAGCGTCAGTCGGTGCTGTGGGGGCTTCGGTGGGCGCAATGGGGGCCTCCGTTGGGGCGACAGTTGGCGCAATGGGGGCGCAAGTCGGGGCGTCCGTCGGTGCCGTGGGGGCGACAGTTGGGGCTGTTGG ACGGTCGTCTGTGGGCACGTTCATACGACAACCGACCGAAAGCAGTACAAAGTCGAAGGCGCCGCCACCTAAATTAGATTATAGGTCGATGGTGTCTGTTGATGATATGCCCGAATTGTTTGTTTCGTTCGATA AACTAATCCCGCGGCCGGCGCGCTCTTGCGAAGATCCACCGTTGTATCTTCGACTGCGTATGGGCAAGCCGTTGGACAAACCCATCCCGCGTTCAACGCCGCTGATGTCTTACGGCAAGAAGAAAATGCGACCCGAGTACTGGTTCAGTGTGCCAAGAAATAGGGTTGACGAACTGTACAAGTTTATTCAAGCTTGGGTTCCACACTTGTATGGCGAACTGAACGAGGAACAG GTGAAAGCACGGAATTTCGCTCTCGTGGAAATGGACACGGAGTTGTGGAGCGAAGAACCGACACCTTCGGCAAGCCGGCACGGGAGCCAAGACGGAGAACTCACCGAAATTACCAAAGAAAGCTGGGAG GTGATACCAATGTCTGAGGAGTATCGTCGGGCGTTTTACTCATCGGCAGCGCCCTCCATCGACGCCGAATTAACTCCCCCTGATTTAATCGGCACCACTGAAATTTTGACTGATTATCACCGCGAGGCTCTGTGTCGGCATTTGCCGGCACGGGCCGAAGGTTACTCGTGGACGCTCGTTTTTAGTACTAGCCAGCACGGCTTCAGCCTTAACTCCATGTACCGTAAAATGTTTAAACTTGAATCACCGATTTTACTCGTAATTGAAGATACCGACAATAAT GTATTTGGTGCTTTAACATCGTGCGCCTTGCAAGTATCGGAGCACTTTTACGGAACTGGTGAATCGTTGTTGTTTAGGTTCAGTCCCGAGTTCCAGGTGTACAACTGGACGGGCGAGAATTTGTATTTCATTAAGGGAAACAACGAGAGTTTGAGTATTGGGGCAGGTGATGGTAAGTTCGGCCTGTGGCTGGATGGGGATTTGTACTTGGGGCGGTCTGAGCCGTGCAAGACCTACGGTAACGACCCGCTGACGCCCAAAGTGGATTTCGTGGTGAAAACGCTCGAGTGTTGGGCCTTTGTCTCGAGTTAA
- the mtd gene encoding nuclear receptor coactivator 7 isoform X3 yields MMNPEVLQVVHEKDPWIEESKWDTIEEEVTEIVDKKSRRKSWHAIKFERKRRKGVVEPGSPPEARQKRPSWWNIFGGQQWPRSRRASQDGGRVAKENVPWMRSKSRSVDHGISSPFDLDALRAKVDSQLDKNLDRDLDGSSNSLAEKKKTGPPENTTTYTVADRDTLTSVAARFDTTPSELTKLNRLATPYIFPGQQLYVPIRETAGNESEGSTPVEDSHDDLPPEEKELLDNLRPVSPKPGHVERVRTPSCNQSSTDLEEESAVFRERFLKINVRHITDGQGVVSGVLLVTPNAVMFDPNVSDPLVIEHGPEAYGVIAPMEFVVNAAIYNDIAHMRVGHSVETSTTAEKPEIYYPKAESRNEQDSMMVKDETFPELEREGDAFPKAFERELVTPTNLEENEQRSAEERRKSLLDHHWAIPSRDRQSIDTDEIPAISSSMIQEDQIDEEENLVKESCHDSGIDIRESSIPPVAPHPKKQYSDADIVLSKEWVPPITIAPTNVSDTESLARKKTNSVSFSLDSSSEAESGVPLSTSCSESKEETEKADTRKNKMLKRLSYPLSWMETLAGDKEEEKPPNHPHSADVHHSSVFSKVFSSSPINLVDFGTGLFLNKTPSEESGGSGGPHSAGSGGPPLSDSPRTDSSSFFPTNIISSVGASVGAVGASVGAMGASVGATVGAMGAQVGASVGAVGATVGAVGRSSVGTFIRQPTESSTKSKAPPPKLDYRSMVSVDDMPELFVSFDMRSPNYGLDSIELIPRPARSCEDPPLYLRLRMGKPLDKPIPRSTPLMSYGKKKMRPEYWFSVPRNRVDELYKFIQAWVPHLYGELNEEQVKARNFALVEMDTELWSEEPTPSASRHGSQDGELTEITKESWELIKAPYVKIYSIIKTQTMSADGSDEVIPMSEEYRRAFYSSAAPSIDAELTPPDLIGTTEILTDYHREALCRHLPARAEGYSWTLVFSTSQHGFSLNSMYRKMFKLESPILLVIEDTDNNVFGALTSCALQVSEHFYGTGESLLFRFSPEFQVYNWTGENLYFIKGNNESLSIGAGDGKFGLWLDGDLYLGRSEPCKTYGNDPLTPKVDFVVKTLECWAFVSS; encoded by the exons ATGATGAACCCGGAAGTACTGCAGGTGGTCCACGAGAAGGACCCCTGGATCGAGGAGTCCAAATGGGACACGATCGAGGAGGAGGTGACCGAGATCGTGGACAAGAAGAGCAGAAGGAAATCGTGGCACGCGATCAAATTCGAAAGAAAAAGGCGGAAGGGAGTCGTAGAGCCAGGATCGCCGCCTGAAGCCAGGCAGAAGAGGCCTTCCTGGTGGAATATCTTCGGGGGACAACAGTGGCCAAG GTCACGTAGGGCCTCCCAGGATGGAGGAAGAGTCGCCAAAGAGAATGTGCCATGGATGCG GAGCAAAAGTCGGAGTGTGGACCACGGGATTTCGTCTCCCTTCGACCTTGACGCCCTCAGAGCCAAGGTGGACAGCCAACTGGACAAGAACCTCGACAGAG ATTTAGACGGCTCCAGTAATAGTTTGGCTGAGAAGAAAAAGACTGGACCGCCGGAAAATACCACCACTTATACG GTCGCTGACAGAGATACACTAACGTCAGTGGCGGCACGTTTCGACACAACCCCTTCAGAATTGACCAAATTAAATAGATTAGCAACACCTTACATATTCCCCGGCCAACAACTCTACGTACCAATCAGAGAAACGGCAGGAAATGAATCGGAAGGTTCGACACCGGTAGAAGACTCGCATGATGATTTGCCTCCGGAAGAGAAAG AACTACTCGACAACCTGAGGCCTGTTAGTCCAAAGCCAGGTCACGTGGAACGCGTGCGAACACCATCATGCAACCAGAGTTCCACCGACCTGGAGGAGGAGTCTGCGGTTTTCCGCGAACGCTTCCTCAAAATCAACGTACGACATATCACCGACGGCCAAGGCGTCGTAAGTGGGGTCCTTCTCGTGACTCCGAATGCAGTCATGTTCGACCCCAACGTCTCCGACCCCTTGGTCATCGAACACGGCCCGGAGGCCTACGGTGTTATCGCTCCGATGGAGTTTGTCGTGAATGCGGCAATTTACAACGACATTGCCCACATGCGCGTGGGGCACAGTGTTGAGACAAGTACAACAGCtgaaaaaccggaaatttATTATCCGAAAGCGGAAAGTCGCAACGAACAGGACTCGATGATGGTGAAAGATGAAACGTTTCCAGAGTTGG AACGCGAGGGCGACGCTTTTCCCAAAGCCTTTGAACGGGAACTGGTCACACCGACGAATCTCGAAGAGAACGAACAGAGATCGGCCGAGGAAAGGCGGAAAAGTCTGCTGGACCATCACTGGGCCATACCTTCGAGGGATCGACAGTCGATAGACACGGACGAAATACCGGCCATATCGTCGTCGATGATTCAAGAGGATCAGATTGACGAAGAGGAGAATTTAGTCAAGGAGAGTTGTCACGACTCAGGGATTGATATCAGGGAAAGTAGCATACCGCCTGTAGCTCCACATCCgaaaaaa CAATACAGTGATGCTGATATAGTACTTTCAAAAGAATGGGTGCCTCCGATTACGATCGCACCTACGAACGTTAGCGATACGGAGAGTCTCGCAAGGAAAAAGACCAACTCGGTTTCGTTTAGTCTGGACTCGAGTTCGGAAGCTGAGAGTGGAGTTCCTTTATCAACGAGCTGCTCTGAGTCGAAGGAGGAAACCGAAAAGGCTGATACTAGGAAAAAtaag atgttaAAAAGACTGTCATATCCCTTATCATGGATGGAGACCTTAGCCGGCGACAAGGAGGAGGAAAAGCCCCCGAACCACCCTCACTCCGCCGACGTGCACCACTCGTCTGTATTTTCGAAGGTGTTTTCAAG TTCGCCCATCAATCTGGTGGACTTCGGGACGGGTCTTTTCCTCAACAAGACACCGTCTGAGGAGAGCGGTGGCTCCGGCGGCCCCCATTCGGCCGGCAGCGGGGGCCCCCCACTCAGTGATTCGCCCCGTACCGACAGTTCGAGTTTTTTCCCCACGAATATTATAAGTTCGGTGGGAGCGTCAGTCGGTGCTGTGGGGGCTTCGGTGGGCGCAATGGGGGCCTCCGTTGGGGCGACAGTTGGCGCAATGGGGGCGCAAGTCGGGGCGTCCGTCGGTGCCGTGGGGGCGACAGTTGGGGCTGTTGG ACGGTCGTCTGTGGGCACGTTCATACGACAACCGACCGAAAGCAGTACAAAGTCGAAGGCGCCGCCACCTAAATTAGATTATAGGTCGATGGTGTCTGTTGATGATATGCCCGAATTGTTTGTTTCGTTCGATA TGCGCTCTCCCAATTACGGGCTAGATTCCATTG AACTAATCCCGCGGCCGGCGCGCTCTTGCGAAGATCCACCGTTGTATCTTCGACTGCGTATGGGCAAGCCGTTGGACAAACCCATCCCGCGTTCAACGCCGCTGATGTCTTACGGCAAGAAGAAAATGCGACCCGAGTACTGGTTCAGTGTGCCAAGAAATAGGGTTGACGAACTGTACAAGTTTATTCAAGCTTGGGTTCCACACTTGTATGGCGAACTGAACGAGGAACAG GTGAAAGCACGGAATTTCGCTCTCGTGGAAATGGACACGGAGTTGTGGAGCGAAGAACCGACACCTTCGGCAAGCCGGCACGGGAGCCAAGACGGAGAACTCACCGAAATTACCAAAGAAAGCTGGGAG CTAATCAAGGCTCCTTACGTTAAGATCTACAGCATCATCAAGACCCAGACAATGTCGGCTGACGGCAGTGATGAG GTGATACCAATGTCTGAGGAGTATCGTCGGGCGTTTTACTCATCGGCAGCGCCCTCCATCGACGCCGAATTAACTCCCCCTGATTTAATCGGCACCACTGAAATTTTGACTGATTATCACCGCGAGGCTCTGTGTCGGCATTTGCCGGCACGGGCCGAAGGTTACTCGTGGACGCTCGTTTTTAGTACTAGCCAGCACGGCTTCAGCCTTAACTCCATGTACCGTAAAATGTTTAAACTTGAATCACCGATTTTACTCGTAATTGAAGATACCGACAATAAT GTATTTGGTGCTTTAACATCGTGCGCCTTGCAAGTATCGGAGCACTTTTACGGAACTGGTGAATCGTTGTTGTTTAGGTTCAGTCCCGAGTTCCAGGTGTACAACTGGACGGGCGAGAATTTGTATTTCATTAAGGGAAACAACGAGAGTTTGAGTATTGGGGCAGGTGATGGTAAGTTCGGCCTGTGGCTGGATGGGGATTTGTACTTGGGGCGGTCTGAGCCGTGCAAGACCTACGGTAACGACCCGCTGACGCCCAAAGTGGATTTCGTGGTGAAAACGCTCGAGTGTTGGGCCTTTGTCTCGAGTTAA